A genomic stretch from Dissulfurispira thermophila includes:
- the rsmA gene encoding 16S rRNA (adenine(1518)-N(6)/adenine(1519)-N(6))-dimethyltransferase RsmA, producing MPKKHLGQNFLFDPSILHKIIEAANIRSDDIIVEIGPGHGTLTKLLAERAKKVIAIELDHELYMKLRNEIDNLKSHYPSNIQLIHGDALRYPYEELEPFKVVANIPYYITTPIIFRLIEAKKNLKSMTLTIQKEVAQRIVAKPGTKDYGVLSIAIQYYGKPRLRFVIPKGAFRPVPKVDSAVIHIEMLDKPIAMVTDEKLFFRIVKTAFAQRRKTLSNSLKSISKDIREILVNAKIDPNRRAETLSIEEFARLANLIKTKGLKGEDQAEGLRLGSRH from the coding sequence ATGCCAAAAAAACACCTCGGGCAAAACTTTCTCTTTGACCCTTCGATTCTACATAAAATCATCGAGGCTGCTAATATCAGGTCTGATGACATAATTGTAGAGATTGGTCCTGGTCACGGAACACTTACCAAATTGCTTGCAGAAAGGGCAAAGAAAGTAATAGCCATTGAACTTGACCACGAACTCTATATGAAATTAAGAAACGAAATTGACAATCTAAAATCCCATTATCCCTCTAACATACAACTCATCCACGGAGATGCACTAAGATACCCTTACGAAGAACTTGAGCCATTCAAAGTAGTTGCAAACATTCCATATTACATAACCACACCCATAATATTTAGACTCATTGAGGCAAAAAAAAATCTTAAATCCATGACCCTTACAATACAAAAGGAAGTAGCTCAGAGAATTGTTGCAAAGCCAGGCACAAAAGACTATGGCGTTCTTTCCATTGCTATTCAGTATTACGGAAAACCAAGATTGAGATTCGTAATACCTAAAGGAGCATTCAGACCAGTGCCCAAAGTGGATTCTGCTGTAATACATATAGAAATGCTTGATAAGCCAATAGCAATGGTAACAGATGAAAAATTATTCTTCAGGATAGTAAAAACAGCATTTGCACAGCGAAGAAAAACCCTATCAAATTCATTAAAATCAATTTCAAAGGATATTAGAGAAATCTTGGTTAATGCTAAAATCGACCCCAATAGAAGGGCAGAGACATTAAGCATTGAAGAATTTGCAAGACTTGCTAATTTGATAAAAACAAAAGGGCTGAAAGGTGAAGATCAGGCTGAAGGCTTAAGATTAGGCTCAAGGCATTAG
- a CDS encoding Fe-S-containing protein encodes MFFAIFLFLISCSQKISFLEPSTVGEDVVINIDNLTEKSPIFYKTKIDDTTIEFFVIKVKGQTHAYLNRCRRCFNSGLGFAFDKEYMRCKSCNIIIPIDELSEGIGSCYPIHVNGRLINGQYHIARKGLYSAYHNKF; translated from the coding sequence TTGTTTTTTGCGATTTTTTTATTCCTCATCTCATGCTCTCAGAAGATTTCGTTTTTAGAGCCGTCAACAGTTGGTGAAGATGTAGTTATCAATATTGATAATCTTACAGAAAAATCACCTATTTTTTATAAAACAAAGATAGATGATACAACCATTGAATTTTTTGTTATCAAGGTTAAAGGGCAGACACATGCTTATCTGAATAGGTGCCGCAGATGTTTTAATTCTGGGCTTGGATTTGCTTTTGATAAAGAATATATGAGATGCAAGTCATGTAATATAATAATACCAATTGATGAACTGTCTGAAGGTATTGGTAGTTGCTATCCGATTCATGTGAACGGAAGATTAATTAATGGGCAATACCACATTGCACGAAAAGGTCTTTATTCTGCATACCATAATAAATTCTAA
- the ligA gene encoding NAD-dependent DNA ligase LigA, translated as MTKRMTEDIKKEIERLVKELNYHCYRYYVMDSPVISDEEYDRLYFKLKELEGKYGIVLPDSPTQRVGAPPLDKFEKVRHKEPMLSLDNAFSYDELMEFDKRVRRLIGTQNEIEYTVEPKYDGLAIELTYKNGLLYKASTRGDGYEGEDVTLNIKTIKSVPLKIEGANIPDEIDIRGEVYMDIEDFERLNRERQQKGEPLFANPRNAAAGSVRQLDSSITASRKLHLACYGVGTVKGMEFKTQFELIKWLEEMRFPIPEIVRLVIGINRVIDAVKEIEEKRMSFPFETDGAVVKVNDFRLQSLLGVKTREPRWAIAYKYPAHQGITRIKEILPSVGRTGVITPVAILEPVKIGGVTVSRSTLHNWDEIERKDIRVGDFVVVERAGEVIPHVVTVIKERRTGKEKVFPMPEKCPVCGSKVVREEGEVAVRCIGLDCPAQVQERIRHFASRAAMDIEGLGEKNVELLYSKGLISHFIDIYRLKKEDLLGLPRFAEKSAQNLIDAIEKSKHATLSKFIYALGIMHVGEYAARLIAENFERLEDLYHVKPERIKEIRQIGEKIAHSVATFFNDLENIKTLEKLKALGLKITNPDFKGRGQMKGPLDGLTFVITGSLPKPRKEIEDLIESLGGHASSSVSRMTDYLVVGEEPGSKLQKAKSIGVKTVSYEELLKIIEQRKK; from the coding sequence ATGACAAAAAGGATGACTGAAGACATAAAGAAAGAGATAGAAAGACTCGTGAAGGAGCTTAACTATCATTGTTATCGTTATTATGTCATGGACTCACCTGTCATATCTGATGAGGAGTATGATAGGCTTTACTTCAAACTAAAGGAACTCGAAGGAAAATATGGTATTGTTCTGCCTGATTCACCAACACAGAGGGTGGGTGCCCCACCACTTGATAAGTTTGAGAAGGTGAGGCATAAAGAGCCAATGCTCTCGCTTGACAATGCCTTTTCTTATGATGAACTGATGGAATTTGACAAAAGGGTTAGGAGACTTATTGGGACCCAAAATGAGATTGAATATACAGTAGAGCCAAAATATGACGGTCTTGCTATAGAACTTACATATAAAAACGGGCTTTTATATAAGGCATCTACCAGAGGTGATGGTTATGAAGGAGAAGATGTCACCCTGAATATCAAGACTATTAAATCAGTGCCTTTAAAGATAGAAGGAGCGAATATCCCTGATGAGATAGATATTCGTGGTGAGGTATATATGGACATTGAGGATTTTGAGAGGCTGAATAGAGAAAGGCAACAGAAAGGAGAACCACTCTTTGCAAATCCAAGGAATGCAGCAGCAGGCTCAGTAAGACAACTTGATTCATCAATAACTGCTTCACGGAAATTGCATCTGGCATGTTATGGTGTAGGGACTGTAAAGGGCATGGAGTTTAAGACACAGTTTGAGCTTATAAAATGGCTCGAGGAGATGAGGTTTCCTATCCCTGAAATTGTAAGGCTTGTGATTGGCATCAATAGGGTGATAGATGCTGTAAAAGAGATAGAAGAAAAAAGGATGTCTTTTCCATTTGAGACAGACGGTGCTGTTGTTAAGGTAAATGACTTTCGTCTGCAGAGCCTTTTGGGAGTAAAGACAAGAGAGCCTCGCTGGGCAATTGCATATAAATATCCAGCTCATCAAGGAATAACAAGAATAAAAGAGATATTACCAAGTGTAGGCAGGACAGGTGTGATAACACCAGTTGCTATATTAGAGCCTGTAAAGATCGGCGGTGTTACTGTCTCGCGTTCTACATTGCATAACTGGGATGAGATCGAAAGGAAGGACATAAGGGTTGGAGATTTTGTGGTTGTAGAAAGGGCAGGTGAAGTTATACCTCATGTTGTAACTGTGATAAAGGAAAGAAGGACAGGGAAGGAGAAGGTGTTTCCTATGCCTGAGAAGTGTCCGGTCTGTGGCTCAAAGGTTGTGAGGGAAGAAGGAGAGGTTGCTGTAAGATGTATCGGGCTGGATTGTCCCGCACAGGTGCAGGAAAGGATAAGGCATTTTGCGAGTAGGGCTGCAATGGATATTGAGGGACTCGGTGAGAAGAATGTGGAACTGCTTTATTCAAAAGGGCTCATAAGCCATTTTATCGATATATACAGACTAAAGAAAGAGGATCTCCTTGGACTTCCAAGATTTGCTGAAAAGTCAGCACAAAACCTTATTGATGCAATTGAAAAAAGCAAACATGCTACCTTGTCTAAATTTATTTATGCACTTGGAATAATGCATGTTGGAGAATATGCCGCAAGGCTTATAGCAGAAAATTTTGAAAGACTTGAAGATCTTTATCATGTGAAACCAGAGAGGATTAAGGAGATAAGACAGATAGGTGAGAAGATTGCACATTCAGTGGCAACCTTTTTTAATGATCTTGAAAATATAAAAACTTTAGAGAAATTAAAGGCACTTGGACTCAAGATAACAAACCCTGATTTCAAAGGTAGAGGACAAATGAAGGGACCTCTTGACGGGCTCACATTTGTTATAACAGGCTCTTTGCCAAAGCCAAGAAAAGAAATCGAGGATTTAATAGAGAGTCTTGGAGGGCATGCATCGTCATCTGTTTCAAGGATGACGGATTATCTTGTGGTTGGAGAGGAGCCAGGCTCAAAACTCCAGAAGGCTAAATCCATCGGAGTAAAAACTGTTTCTTATGAGGAATTATTGAAGATTATAGAGCAGAGGAAGAAGTGA
- a CDS encoding CinA family protein yields the protein MNDEILKVIEKVHRLLTERKLTISVAESCTGGLISHYLTTLAGASAFFEAAVVSYSVESKEKILKVSPDLISSCGVVSIEVAKEMAKKVRLLTQTDYAISTTGNLGPDVLEGKEKGLVYIAIDTKEQTFARKLILKGDRESNKREAALQSLEFVIEAIENDKKDD from the coding sequence ATGAATGATGAAATCTTGAAAGTCATTGAAAAGGTACACAGACTTCTTACAGAGAGAAAACTAACTATCTCTGTTGCTGAGTCATGCACAGGTGGGCTTATTAGCCACTATCTTACTACTCTTGCAGGGGCAAGTGCATTTTTTGAGGCTGCAGTTGTGAGTTATTCTGTGGAATCAAAGGAAAAAATACTCAAGGTTTCCCCTGACCTCATATCAAGTTGCGGAGTTGTCAGTATCGAGGTTGCAAAGGAGATGGCTAAAAAGGTGAGGCTGTTAACACAGACAGACTATGCTATTTCTACTACAGGAAATCTCGGACCTGATGTGCTTGAGGGCAAAGAAAAAGGTCTTGTCTATATAGCGATAGATACCAAGGAGCAAACATTTGCAAGAAAACTCATACTGAAAGGAGATAGGGAATCAAATAAAAGAGAGGCTGCATTGCAGTCTCTGGAGTTTGTCATCGAGGCAATTGAAAATGACAAAAAGGATGACTGA
- a CDS encoding four helix bundle protein produces the protein MANYKNLIVWQKAHQLALMVYRLIESFPRHEQYALTSQIRRAVLSIPTNIVEGYNRKSKKEFIHFIDIALGSIAEV, from the coding sequence ATGGCTAATTATAAAAACCTTATTGTCTGGCAAAAGGCTCATCAGCTTGCATTGATGGTTTATAGATTAATTGAAAGTTTTCCAAGGCATGAACAATACGCATTAACCTCTCAAATAAGGAGGGCAGTTTTATCAATTCCAACAAACATAGTTGAAGGCTACAACAGAAAGAGCAAGAAAGAGTTTATTCATTTTATAGACATAGCCCTTGGTTCAATAGCAGAAGTGTAA